Proteins from a single region of Carassius carassius chromosome 25, fCarCar2.1, whole genome shotgun sequence:
- the LOC132104179 gene encoding claudin-4-like: protein MVNTGMQLISFTCAVTGWVMAIAVTALPQWKVTAFIGSNILTSEIVWQGIWMNCIYQTTGHMQCKTYDSMLALPPDIQAARALMCIAIFLGWLSCTVSCCGMKCTTCAGDDRHAKAGIALSGGVLFILTGLCVLVPVSWTANTVVQDFYNPNVPLQHKRELGQAIYLGWAAAVILMISGAVLSSTCPHIERGGYRRGYIGRSFANSRPSAPDPPKPITTSTLPLKEYV, encoded by the coding sequence ATGGTGAACACAGGTATGCAGCTGATCAGCTTCACCTGTGCTGTGACAGGTTGGGTGATGGCTATAGCAGTGACTGCACTGCCCCAGTGGAAGGTCACGGCCTTCATAGGCAGCAACATCTTGACCTCCGAAATTGTTTGGCAGGGGATCTGGATGAACTGCATCTACCAGACCACTGGCCATATGCAGTGTAAGACCTACGACTCCATGCTGGCTCTACCACCTGATATCCAGGCAGCACGGGCACTGATGTGCATTGCTATCTTCTTGGGCTGGTTGTCCTGCACCGTTTCTTGCTGTGGAATGAAGTGCACCACCTGTGCCGGGGACGATCGCCATGCCAAGGCTGGCATAGCACTGTCCGGTGGGGTGCTCTTCATCCTGACAGGCCTGTGCGTCCTAGTGCCGGTTTCCTGGACAGCAAACACTGTGGTGCAGGACTTCTACAACCCCAATGTTCCCCTCCAGCACAAGCGGGAGCTGGGTCAGGCCATTTACCTGGGATGGGCAGCAGCAGTGATTCTTATGATCAGCGGGGCGGTGCTGAGCAGTACCTGCCCACACATCGAGAGAGGAGGGTACAGACGTGGGTACATAGGTCGTAGTTTTGCAAACTCAAGGCCTTCTGCTCCAGACCCGCCAAAGCCAATCACCACCAGTACCCTGCCTCTTAAGGAGTATGTATGA
- the LOC132104180 gene encoding AFG2-interacting ribosome maturation factor-like, which yields MSSANLLSLHQHLKKCFDTLKVNKSVWDSELAECQPLMSSLGNLAVQLKALKNVQIANTPLASFPSLQERLHYKLSLAVDVVLGKLSEKMNALQSVRDAISQQVSAVFQFYEKNTDTLDIAGCVSRSAICPSISDMLEWLQDADRYYCLQLVQRRNLLQTLTPNDLTLMETAPKKWESLLSATGEQRIADALCQVSFFMETECQL from the exons atgtccAGTGCTAATTTATTATCATTGCACCAACATCTGAAAAAATGCTTTGATACGTTAAAAGTGAATAAAAGCGTTTGGGACAGTGAACTAGCTGAATGTCAACCTCTCATGAGCTCTCTTGGAAACCTTGCAGTGCAGCTGAAGGCATTGAAAAACGTTCAGATTGCAAACACACCTCTTGCCAGTTTCCCTAGTTTACAAGAACGCCTTCATTACAAACTGTCTCTGGCTGTGGATGTAGTTCTGGGTAAACTATCAGAGAAAAT GAATGCTCTTCAGAGTGTGCGGGATGCTATCAGTCAACAGGTGTCTGCTGTTTTCCAGTTCTATGAGAAGAACACAGACACTCTTGACATTGCTGGTTGTGTCTCCAGATCAGCCATCTGTCCCTCCATCTCAGACATGTTAGAGTGGCTTCAAGATGCAGATCGCTATTACTGCCTACA ATTAGTGCAAAGAAGGAACCTCCTGCAGACACTGACACCCAATGATCTTACGTTAATGGAAACGGCACCAAAGAAATGGGAATCTCTACTTTCAGCTACTGGAGAGCAGAGAATTGCAG ATGCATTGTGTCAAGTATCATTCTTCATGGAGACTGAATGTCAGCTGTGA